A portion of the Rhodanobacter sp. AS-Z3 genome contains these proteins:
- a CDS encoding FKBP-type peptidyl-prolyl cis-trans isomerase, with amino-acid sequence MKHFLRPTLTAVAMAVALGMTASVAAQTAGAAAPVDKAKASYVVGWEIASQVPPIMRDELDPNAVANAVKAALSGQKPTMSDAEAKQVHDAFMAKIQAKYQAEMTKLAAKNKAEGDAFLAKNKTAPGVKTTASGLQYQVISQGSGARPGPNDTVEINYTGTFINGQVFDASAKHNPPGAAKIPLAGVIPGFREGLQLMQVGGHYKFFIPSTLAYGAEPQPPMPPNATLIFDVTLVSTGPTPAGAAPGGH; translated from the coding sequence ATGAAGCACTTTCTGCGTCCCACGCTGACGGCGGTTGCGATGGCCGTTGCGTTGGGCATGACGGCCAGCGTTGCCGCCCAGACCGCTGGCGCGGCTGCACCTGTCGACAAGGCCAAGGCCAGCTACGTGGTGGGTTGGGAGATTGCTTCCCAGGTTCCGCCGATCATGCGTGACGAGCTGGACCCGAACGCGGTCGCCAATGCGGTGAAGGCAGCCCTGTCCGGTCAGAAGCCGACCATGAGCGACGCTGAAGCCAAACAGGTGCATGACGCGTTCATGGCCAAGATCCAGGCCAAGTATCAGGCCGAGATGACCAAGCTGGCGGCCAAGAACAAGGCTGAAGGCGATGCCTTCCTGGCCAAGAACAAGACGGCGCCGGGCGTGAAGACCACGGCATCGGGCCTGCAGTACCAGGTGATCAGCCAGGGCAGCGGTGCTCGCCCGGGTCCGAACGATACCGTCGAGATCAACTACACCGGCACCTTCATCAATGGTCAGGTGTTCGACGCATCGGCCAAGCACAACCCGCCGGGCGCAGCCAAGATTCCGCTGGCTGGCGTGATTCCGGGCTTTCGCGAAGGTCTGCAGTTGATGCAGGTGGGTGGTCATTACAAGTTCTTCATTCCGTCAACGCTGGCCTACGGTGCCGAGCCGCAGCCGCCGATGCCGCCGAATGCCACGTTGATCTTTGACGTGACCCTGGTTTCGACCGGCCCGACGCCGGCAGGCGCCGCTCCGGGCGGTCACTGA
- the ppsA gene encoding phosphoenolpyruvate synthase, whose amino-acid sequence MNDLVLWLDQLRMTDLGKVGGKNASLGEMIGNLAKLGVSVPGGFATTAGAFQQYLEKSGLAKRIQDRLEHLDVDDVDTLVAAGKEIRGWIVDTALPAELEQAIRDAYIKLCKDAGSDDIAVAVRSSATAEDLPDASFAGQQETFLNVVGIDDVLHKVKEVFASLYNDRAISYRVHQGFKHDDVFLSAGVQLMVRSDVGASGVLFTLDTESGFRDVVFVTGSYGLGEMVVQGAVNPDEFYVFKPTLREGKPAVLRRNLGAKQLRMVYSSAPGERVRTEDTPAELRHKFCINDEDVQELARQSLIIEKHYDRPMDIEWAKDGNTGKIYIVQARPETVKSRSHATQLERFHLSEKGKVLAEGRSIGQKIGAGKARVIRSLSDMNKVQAGDVLIADMTDPDWEPVMKRASAIVTNRGGRTCHAAIIARELGVPAVVGTGNALELIPDGADVTVSCAEGDTGTIYEGILKFERITADLGDMPEAPLKIMMNVANPERAFDFGMLPNAGIGLARLEMIIASHIGVHPKALLEYNKQDAETKAKIDERIAGYPGPVEFYVDRLVEGISTIAASVYPKPVIVRLSDFKSNEYAGLLGGSRYEPHEENPMIGFRGASRYVDPSFAEAFGLECKAVKRVREVMGLSNVWVMIPFVRTLEEGHKVIDVLAKNGLKQGEHELKVIMMCEVPSNALLADEFLDIFDGFSIGSNDLTQLTLGLDRDSSIVANLFDERNPAVKKLLSMAIQTARAKGKYIGICGQGPSDHPDLAEWLMEQGIESLSLNPDTVVDTWLKLAKKKAS is encoded by the coding sequence TTGAACGATCTGGTGCTGTGGCTCGACCAACTGCGCATGACTGACCTGGGCAAAGTGGGCGGCAAGAATGCCTCGCTCGGCGAGATGATCGGCAACCTGGCGAAATTGGGCGTCTCCGTGCCCGGCGGTTTTGCGACCACCGCCGGCGCTTTCCAGCAGTATCTGGAAAAAAGCGGCCTGGCCAAGCGCATCCAGGATCGGCTGGAGCACCTCGATGTCGACGACGTCGATACGCTGGTGGCTGCCGGCAAGGAAATTCGCGGCTGGATCGTCGATACCGCCCTGCCCGCCGAGCTGGAACAGGCGATCCGCGACGCCTACATCAAGCTGTGCAAGGACGCGGGTTCGGACGACATCGCGGTCGCCGTGCGTTCTTCGGCCACTGCTGAAGATCTGCCCGACGCCTCGTTCGCCGGTCAGCAGGAAACCTTCCTCAACGTGGTCGGCATCGACGACGTGCTGCACAAAGTGAAGGAAGTGTTCGCCTCGCTGTACAACGACCGCGCCATTTCCTACCGCGTGCACCAGGGCTTCAAGCACGACGATGTGTTCCTCTCCGCTGGCGTGCAGTTGATGGTGCGCTCGGACGTGGGCGCCTCCGGCGTGCTGTTCACGCTGGACACCGAATCGGGCTTCCGCGATGTGGTGTTCGTCACCGGCTCGTATGGTCTGGGCGAAATGGTCGTGCAGGGCGCGGTGAATCCGGACGAGTTCTACGTGTTCAAGCCCACGCTGCGCGAAGGCAAGCCGGCGGTGCTGCGGCGCAATCTCGGCGCCAAGCAGTTGCGCATGGTCTATTCCAGCGCACCGGGCGAGCGGGTCAGGACCGAAGACACCCCGGCTGAACTGCGCCACAAGTTCTGCATCAACGACGAGGACGTGCAGGAACTCGCTCGTCAGTCGCTGATCATCGAAAAGCATTACGACCGCCCGATGGATATCGAGTGGGCGAAAGACGGCAACACCGGCAAGATCTATATCGTGCAGGCGCGCCCGGAAACCGTGAAGTCGCGCTCGCACGCCACCCAGCTCGAGCGCTTCCACCTCAGCGAAAAAGGCAAGGTGCTGGCCGAAGGACGCTCGATCGGTCAGAAGATCGGCGCCGGCAAGGCGCGCGTGATCCGTTCGCTGTCGGACATGAACAAGGTGCAGGCCGGTGACGTGCTGATTGCCGACATGACCGATCCCGACTGGGAGCCCGTGATGAAGCGCGCCTCGGCAATCGTCACCAACCGTGGCGGTCGTACTTGCCATGCGGCGATCATTGCGCGTGAGCTGGGCGTACCGGCGGTAGTCGGCACCGGCAACGCACTGGAATTGATCCCCGATGGTGCCGACGTCACCGTGTCCTGCGCCGAAGGCGATACCGGCACGATCTACGAAGGCATCCTGAAATTCGAGCGGATCACCGCCGATCTGGGCGACATGCCCGAAGCACCGCTGAAAATCATGATGAACGTGGCCAACCCCGAGCGCGCGTTCGACTTCGGCATGCTGCCGAACGCCGGCATCGGCCTGGCGCGTCTGGAAATGATCATCGCCAGCCACATCGGCGTGCATCCCAAGGCACTGCTGGAATACAACAAGCAGGATGCCGAGACCAAGGCAAAGATCGACGAGCGTATCGCCGGTTACCCAGGCCCGGTCGAGTTCTATGTCGACCGTCTGGTCGAAGGCATTTCCACGATTGCCGCCTCGGTCTACCCGAAGCCGGTGATCGTGCGTCTGTCCGATTTCAAGTCGAACGAATACGCCGGTCTGCTTGGCGGCTCGCGTTACGAGCCGCACGAAGAAAACCCGATGATCGGTTTCCGTGGCGCCAGCCGCTATGTCGACCCAAGTTTCGCCGAAGCCTTCGGGCTGGAGTGCAAGGCGGTCAAGCGCGTGCGCGAAGTGATGGGCCTCAGCAATGTCTGGGTGATGATCCCGTTCGTGCGCACGCTGGAAGAAGGCCACAAGGTGATCGACGTGCTGGCCAAGAATGGCCTCAAGCAAGGCGAGCACGAGCTCAAGGTCATCATGATGTGCGAAGTGCCGTCGAATGCCCTGCTCGCCGACGAGTTCCTCGACATCTTCGACGGCTTCTCGATCGGCTCCAACGACCTGACCCAGCTCACCCTGGGCCTGGACCGCGACTCCAGCATCGTTGCCAACCTGTTCGATGAGCGCAACCCGGCGGTGAAGAAGCTGCTGTCGATGGCAATTCAGACCGCACGCGCCAAGGGCAAGTACATCGGCATCTGCGGCCAGGGCCCGAGTGACCATCCGGACCTGGCGGAATGGCTGATGGAACAGGGCATCGAGTCGCTGTCGTTGAACCCCGATACCGTGGTCGACACCTGGCTGAAGCTAGCCAAGAAAAAGGCAAGCTGA
- a CDS encoding SlyX family protein: protein MSRPSDTVEHRLDEMEVKLTFIDEAVQALTTADADQSQRIAALERALRDLRGEMASMRVAQGSDAHDEPPPPHY from the coding sequence ATGAGCCGTCCCAGTGACACCGTCGAGCACCGTCTCGACGAGATGGAGGTCAAGCTGACCTTCATTGATGAGGCGGTGCAGGCATTGACTACGGCGGATGCCGACCAGTCGCAGCGCATCGCTGCGCTGGAGCGCGCCTTGCGTGACCTGCGCGGCGAAATGGCCTCGATGCGTGTCGCACAGGGCAGCGATGCTCACGACGAACCGCCGCCGCCGCATTATTGA
- a CDS encoding 3-hydroxyacyl-CoA dehydrogenase NAD-binding domain-containing protein, giving the protein MFEGLRFNHWKTSEGDDGVVTLTLDRANSSVNAISRAVLDELEQIIERLSINKPAGVIITSAKPSGFAVGADIKEFVEYAKHDAVLENIEHGQRVYEALARLPCPTVAAVHGACMGGGAELILACRQRIAADDEKTRIALPEVMLGIHPGWGGTARLPRLIGATEALPLMLTGKSLSAKRALSLGVVDRLARPEDLLTEARVLLRHAPARPFARRAKAWASNTWLARQVLAPMVLKQTAAKVRKAHYPAPFAMIDVWKCGGSSINQRLKIEARSVAKLAQTPTAQNLIRIFFLQERLKSQGAGVDPQIKHVHVVGAGVMGGDIAAWAALKGFDVTLQDREMKYIQPALDRARALYEKKLKAPDKIEAAMLRLRADVSGSGVAKADLAIEAIYENAEAKEALYATIEPQFQNNQILASNTSSIPLDELRKNLAAPQRFLGLHFFNPVAQMPLVEVVRHDQLDPLIEKRALAFCKAIGKLPVAVKGTPGFLVNRILMPYLLEALRMYSEGVPGPVLDREAKKFGMPMGPIELADTVGLDVCASVGRELAPFLGLELPPGLDDKLAAGKRGKKDGQGLYVWQDGKPQKPTVPEDYVTPPDIADRMILPMVNEAIACLADGVVDDADLLDAGVIFGTGFAPFRGGPIQYARSEGIDKLRAKLDELAQRHGERFKPKNGWDNPVLAASGLELPAASDD; this is encoded by the coding sequence ATGTTCGAAGGATTGCGCTTCAACCACTGGAAAACCAGCGAAGGTGACGATGGTGTTGTCACGCTGACCCTGGATCGCGCCAACAGCAGCGTCAACGCGATCTCCCGTGCCGTGCTGGACGAACTGGAACAGATCATCGAGCGCTTGTCCATCAACAAGCCTGCGGGCGTGATCATCACTTCGGCCAAGCCGTCAGGGTTTGCGGTGGGCGCCGACATCAAGGAATTCGTCGAGTACGCCAAACACGATGCTGTGTTGGAGAACATCGAGCATGGCCAGCGCGTCTATGAGGCACTGGCGCGCCTGCCCTGTCCGACGGTGGCTGCCGTGCACGGTGCCTGCATGGGCGGCGGCGCCGAGTTGATCCTCGCCTGCCGCCAGCGCATCGCGGCGGACGACGAAAAGACCCGCATCGCGCTGCCTGAAGTCATGCTCGGCATTCACCCCGGCTGGGGCGGCACCGCACGCCTGCCGCGTCTGATCGGCGCCACCGAGGCGCTGCCGCTGATGCTGACCGGAAAGTCCCTGTCAGCCAAACGCGCGCTGAGCCTGGGCGTGGTCGACCGACTGGCCCGCCCGGAAGACCTGCTGACAGAGGCGCGTGTGTTGCTGCGCCACGCCCCTGCCCGTCCGTTTGCCCGCCGTGCCAAGGCCTGGGCCAGCAATACCTGGCTGGCGCGGCAAGTACTTGCACCGATGGTGCTGAAGCAGACCGCCGCCAAGGTTCGCAAGGCTCATTACCCGGCGCCGTTCGCAATGATCGATGTGTGGAAGTGTGGTGGCTCCAGCATCAACCAGCGTTTGAAGATCGAAGCGCGCTCGGTAGCCAAGCTGGCGCAGACGCCCACCGCGCAAAACCTGATCCGGATCTTCTTTCTGCAGGAACGCCTCAAGAGCCAGGGCGCAGGCGTCGACCCGCAGATCAAGCACGTGCACGTGGTTGGCGCTGGCGTGATGGGTGGCGATATTGCCGCCTGGGCCGCGCTCAAGGGGTTCGATGTGACCCTGCAGGATCGCGAGATGAAATACATCCAGCCCGCGCTGGACCGCGCTCGCGCACTCTACGAAAAGAAGTTGAAAGCGCCGGACAAGATCGAGGCCGCCATGCTGCGGTTACGCGCCGACGTCAGCGGCAGCGGCGTGGCAAAAGCCGATCTTGCTATCGAGGCGATTTACGAGAACGCCGAGGCGAAAGAGGCGCTTTACGCGACCATTGAGCCACAGTTCCAGAACAACCAGATTCTCGCCAGCAACACCTCCAGCATTCCGCTGGATGAACTGCGCAAGAACCTCGCGGCACCCCAGCGCTTCCTTGGCTTGCACTTCTTCAATCCGGTGGCGCAGATGCCCTTGGTGGAGGTGGTACGGCACGACCAACTCGATCCACTGATCGAGAAACGCGCGCTGGCGTTCTGCAAGGCGATCGGCAAGTTGCCGGTGGCGGTCAAGGGCACGCCGGGCTTTCTGGTCAATCGCATCCTGATGCCTTATTTGCTGGAAGCGTTGCGCATGTACAGCGAAGGTGTGCCGGGACCGGTACTGGATCGCGAGGCAAAGAAATTCGGCATGCCGATGGGTCCGATCGAGCTGGCCGACACCGTCGGACTTGACGTATGCGCGTCCGTGGGTCGTGAACTGGCACCGTTCCTGGGTCTGGAGCTTCCGCCGGGACTCGACGACAAGCTGGCGGCCGGCAAGCGCGGCAAAAAAGATGGCCAGGGCTTGTATGTCTGGCAGGACGGCAAACCGCAAAAGCCGACCGTCCCCGAGGATTATGTGACCCCGCCTGACATTGCTGACCGGATGATCCTGCCGATGGTCAACGAGGCGATCGCCTGTCTGGCTGATGGTGTGGTCGATGACGCCGACCTGCTCGATGCCGGCGTGATCTTCGGCACCGGCTTCGCGCCATTCCGCGGCGGCCCGATTCAGTACGCACGCAGCGAAGGTATCGACAAGCTGAGGGCAAAACTCGACGAACTGGCGCAGCGCCACGGCGAGCGCTTCAAGCCGAAGAACGGTTGGGATAATCCGGTGCTGGCTGCAAGTGGCCTCGAACTGCCGGCCGCTTCGGACGACTGA
- a CDS encoding cation:proton antiporter, whose translation MHEIGFIRDLAVVMIVAGATTIVFQRLRQPVLLGYILAGVLIGPHTPGELVGDPRAIDDISNLGVVLLMFTLGLEFSVRKLREVGIGVLVVAVAEVGFMLWIGYGIGGMFGWSGKDALFLGAIISLSSTMVATRTLAESGQREQKFAQLVVGLLVAEDLLAIVMLTLLAAVSMGGSVQAETAFALIGHLGLFVIVGMILGLLLLPRLVDYVAGFGRDETLLVSVLGICFGASLFAAWMGFSVALGAFLAGAVVAESRSVGRVLRLVEPLRDMFAALFFVAIGLKIDPAMLLQYALPALVIAMVVIAGKTLACSLGIFVVGHDSRTALRSGLGMAQIGEFSFVIATLGLSLGVISDFIYPIAVAVSVLCMAATPYLNRSADGVGNAVRRVTPQSLRLLASSYSGWLENLKPVNENAAIAAIFRRLLWHIGINVLLVVALFIIGAYINANNWSWFSMLGIDRELRHTLIWACALFLSLPMLVAVYRKAEALGMVLAELGIRERFAGAYTQAIRNVLARVIPLVTLLALALLVSALSSAILPPRGVALALVVVVVLVAVVLWRGFVRMHARLQAALKETLEKPAP comes from the coding sequence ATGCACGAAATTGGCTTCATTCGTGATCTTGCTGTCGTCATGATCGTGGCGGGCGCCACCACGATCGTGTTCCAGCGGCTGCGCCAGCCGGTGCTGCTGGGATACATCCTGGCTGGCGTGCTGATTGGTCCGCATACGCCTGGCGAGTTGGTGGGCGACCCGCGTGCCATCGACGACATTTCCAATCTTGGCGTGGTGCTGTTGATGTTCACGCTGGGCCTGGAATTCAGCGTGCGCAAGTTGCGCGAGGTGGGTATCGGCGTACTTGTGGTGGCGGTGGCCGAAGTCGGATTCATGTTGTGGATTGGTTATGGCATTGGCGGCATGTTCGGCTGGTCCGGCAAGGACGCGCTGTTCCTCGGCGCGATCATTTCGTTGTCCTCGACGATGGTGGCGACTCGAACCCTCGCCGAGTCCGGTCAGCGCGAGCAGAAGTTTGCACAACTGGTCGTTGGCCTGCTGGTGGCCGAGGACCTGTTGGCCATCGTGATGCTGACCCTGCTCGCGGCGGTGTCGATGGGCGGCTCCGTGCAGGCTGAGACGGCGTTCGCGCTGATCGGTCATCTGGGTTTGTTCGTGATTGTCGGGATGATCCTGGGGCTGCTGCTGTTGCCGCGATTGGTTGATTATGTGGCGGGCTTCGGGCGCGACGAGACCTTGCTGGTCAGTGTGCTCGGCATCTGCTTCGGCGCCAGCCTGTTCGCCGCGTGGATGGGTTTCAGCGTGGCGCTGGGTGCGTTCCTGGCCGGCGCCGTGGTGGCCGAGTCACGTAGCGTCGGGCGTGTACTGCGTCTGGTGGAGCCGTTGCGCGACATGTTTGCCGCGTTGTTCTTCGTGGCGATCGGCTTGAAGATTGATCCGGCCATGTTGCTCCAGTACGCGCTGCCTGCATTGGTCATTGCCATGGTGGTCATCGCCGGCAAGACGTTGGCCTGCAGCCTGGGCATCTTCGTGGTGGGTCACGACAGCCGCACGGCATTGCGTTCGGGTCTGGGCATGGCGCAGATCGGCGAGTTCTCGTTCGTCATTGCCACGCTGGGTCTGTCATTGGGGGTGATCAGTGACTTCATCTACCCGATTGCCGTGGCGGTGTCGGTGCTGTGCATGGCGGCAACGCCGTATCTGAATCGCTCCGCCGACGGCGTGGGGAACGCGGTGAGACGAGTGACCCCGCAGTCGCTGCGCCTGTTGGCGAGCAGCTACAGCGGCTGGCTGGAAAACCTCAAGCCGGTCAACGAAAACGCTGCCATTGCGGCGATCTTTCGGCGACTGCTTTGGCATATCGGCATCAATGTGTTGTTGGTGGTGGCCTTGTTCATCATTGGCGCCTACATCAATGCGAACAACTGGAGCTGGTTCTCGATGTTGGGCATCGACCGGGAACTGCGGCACACGCTTATCTGGGCCTGTGCGCTGTTCCTGTCGTTGCCCATGCTGGTCGCGGTGTACCGCAAGGCCGAAGCACTTGGCATGGTGCTGGCCGAGTTGGGCATTCGCGAACGGTTTGCCGGCGCGTATACGCAGGCGATCCGCAATGTGCTGGCGCGGGTCATTCCGCTGGTCACGTTGCTGGCGCTGGCCCTGCTGGTCAGCGCGCTCAGTTCGGCCATTCTGCCGCCGCGAGGGGTCGCCTTGGCGCTGGTGGTCGTGGTGGTGCTGGTTGCGGTGGTGCTGTGGCGCGGCTTCGTAAGAATGCATGCGCGCTTGCAGGCGGCCTTGAAGGAGACTCTCGAAAAGCCGGCCCCCTGA
- a CDS encoding DUF2058 family protein: MADSLRDQLLKSGIVKQVQPERSREPKRAPAPKLGKPARHGGKPQPPSAAGRSQEEIDLAKAYALRAQTEARERKQVEQEAAEQARLRRERKQNIQKLLDGKALNKADADQPRNFEFGGKIRRIHVDAAQLAALNAGELGVVQQAGRYLLVTREIAEQVRAIDAQQVALLVDPNAVAVGDDGVPDDLMW; encoded by the coding sequence ATGGCCGATTCCCTGCGCGATCAGCTGCTCAAGAGCGGCATCGTCAAACAGGTTCAACCCGAGCGCTCGCGCGAGCCGAAGCGTGCACCTGCGCCGAAGTTGGGCAAACCCGCTCGGCATGGTGGAAAACCACAGCCGCCGTCAGCGGCGGGTCGCAGCCAGGAGGAAATTGATCTGGCCAAGGCCTATGCTTTGCGCGCACAAACCGAGGCACGCGAACGCAAGCAGGTCGAACAGGAAGCGGCAGAGCAGGCCCGGCTGCGCCGTGAGCGCAAGCAGAACATCCAGAAGCTGCTCGACGGCAAGGCGCTGAACAAGGCCGATGCCGACCAGCCACGCAATTTCGAATTCGGCGGCAAGATCAGGCGGATTCACGTGGATGCCGCGCAGCTAGCCGCGCTCAATGCCGGCGAACTGGGAGTGGTCCAGCAAGCGGGTCGCTACCTGCTGGTGACGCGAGAAATTGCCGAGCAGGTTCGCGCCATTGATGCGCAGCAGGTGGCCTTGCTGGTTGATCCGAATGCTGTCGCCGTAGGCGACGATGGCGTGCCGGACGATCTTATGTGGTGA
- a CDS encoding pyruvate, water dikinase regulatory protein: protein MQRTVFFISDSTGITAETIGNSILAQFEGVKFDKHRLPFTDNAHKAEVAALRIKTNYAQTGQRPIVVNTMAERALCEIVATSGALMMDVFAPFIGPLEDELATKRSGAVNRSHGMVDFDKYEARINATNYALSHDDGIDVDYAEADLILVGVSRSGKTPTCLYMALHYGVSAANYPLTDEDLEKLELPARLRPYKDRLYGLTIDPVRLAQIREQRRAGSRYATLKQCRWELEQADRLMRQSNIPSLNTTHVSIEEIASKIFDRFGIERTMF from the coding sequence ATGCAGCGAACGGTATTCTTCATCTCCGACTCCACCGGCATTACGGCAGAGACCATCGGCAACAGCATCTTGGCGCAATTCGAGGGTGTGAAGTTCGACAAGCACCGGTTGCCGTTCACCGACAATGCGCACAAGGCGGAAGTGGCTGCCTTGCGCATCAAGACGAATTACGCGCAGACGGGCCAGCGACCGATTGTGGTCAACACCATGGCCGAACGCGCGCTTTGCGAGATTGTCGCCACCAGCGGCGCCTTGATGATGGACGTGTTCGCGCCATTCATTGGCCCGTTGGAAGACGAATTGGCCACCAAGCGTTCGGGTGCGGTCAATCGTTCGCACGGCATGGTTGATTTCGACAAATACGAGGCGCGCATCAACGCGACCAATTACGCGCTGTCGCATGATGATGGGATCGACGTGGATTATGCCGAGGCCGATCTGATCCTGGTGGGCGTATCGCGCTCGGGCAAGACACCGACCTGCCTGTACATGGCCTTGCATTACGGCGTCAGTGCCGCCAACTATCCGCTGACCGACGAAGACCTGGAGAAGCTGGAGTTGCCGGCACGCCTGCGGCCCTACAAGGATCGACTCTACGGACTGACCATCGATCCAGTCCGTTTGGCACAGATCCGGGAACAGCGTCGCGCCGGCAGTCGCTATGCCACGCTCAAGCAGTGCCGCTGGGAGCTGGAGCAGGCAGATCGCCTGATGCGGCAATCGAACATCCCCAGTCTCAACACCACCCATGTGTCGATCGAGGAAATTGCCAGCAAGATTTTCGATCGCTTTGGCATTGAACGCACCATGTTCTAG
- a CDS encoding DUF1249 domain-containing protein yields the protein MSAVLDNRHSLLPGRFEFLMGLYAENYHRLSRLFQPQQLAPGRYVSNVDDGLNVHLHVQECHPYTLELELTYDFVDVDTGQRAPSAQLRMYTDAHVAEALHCHPGRHLWQVLGPFSPAHTVFQHRLRMNRFLSRWLEYLAEQGHSAGTLQRED from the coding sequence ATGAGTGCGGTACTGGACAATCGCCACAGCCTGTTGCCGGGACGCTTCGAGTTCCTGATGGGCCTGTATGCGGAGAATTACCATCGCCTGTCCCGGCTGTTCCAGCCGCAGCAATTGGCACCGGGCCGCTATGTTTCCAATGTCGACGATGGTCTCAACGTGCACCTGCATGTGCAGGAATGTCATCCGTACACGCTGGAGCTGGAGCTCACCTACGATTTTGTCGATGTCGACACCGGCCAGCGCGCGCCGTCGGCGCAGTTGCGCATGTATACCGACGCCCATGTGGCCGAGGCCCTGCATTGCCATCCCGGTCGGCATCTTTGGCAGGTGCTGGGTCCGTTCTCACCCGCGCATACGGTGTTCCAGCATCGTCTGCGCATGAACCGCTTCCTCTCGCGATGGCTGGAATACCTTGCCGAGCAGGGGCATTCCGCAGGGACTTTGCAGCGCGAGGATTGA
- a CDS encoding UDP-glucose/GDP-mannose dehydrogenase family protein — MNVTIFGTGYVGLVTGACLAEMGNKVVCVDIDASKVERLEHGEIPIFEPGLQAIVQRNHAAGRLNFTTEAAPAIAHGELIFIAVGTPPDEDGSADLQYVEAVARTIGQHLERYTVVVNKSTVPVGTADRVRKVVSDELVIRKVALEFDVVSNPEFLKEGAAVDDCMRPDRIVVGTSSARAVAVLRKLYAPFNRNHDRMVVMDERSAELTKYAANAMLATKISFMNEIANIAERVGADVELVRQGIGSDPRIGYHFIYPGAGYGGSCFPKDVQALEHTAHAHGYEAHLLGAVEAVNRQQKGKLFELVSRHFHGQLAGRTIALWGLAFKPNTDDMREASSRRLMELLWDAGAKVRAFDPEAQHETQRLYGDRSDLLLCDDAMSALQGADVLVVVTEWKAFRSPDFAAIRAALNEPALFDGRNLYDPTVVEEAGLAYYGIGRGRSLQVPL; from the coding sequence ATGAATGTCACTATTTTCGGCACCGGCTATGTCGGGCTGGTTACCGGTGCCTGCCTGGCGGAAATGGGCAACAAGGTTGTGTGTGTCGATATCGACGCGAGCAAGGTGGAGCGCCTTGAGCACGGTGAAATCCCTATCTTCGAGCCGGGGCTACAGGCCATCGTGCAGCGCAACCATGCCGCTGGACGGCTGAATTTCACCACCGAGGCGGCACCGGCCATCGCGCACGGGGAGCTGATCTTCATTGCCGTGGGTACGCCGCCGGATGAGGATGGCAGCGCCGATCTGCAGTACGTGGAAGCGGTAGCGCGAACCATCGGGCAACACCTTGAGCGCTACACCGTGGTGGTGAACAAATCGACCGTGCCGGTAGGTACCGCTGACCGCGTTCGCAAGGTGGTGTCGGACGAATTGGTTATCCGCAAAGTGGCCCTGGAATTCGACGTGGTATCCAATCCCGAATTTCTGAAGGAAGGCGCTGCGGTGGATGACTGCATGCGACCGGACCGGATCGTGGTGGGTACGTCCAGCGCACGCGCGGTGGCGGTTCTGCGCAAGTTGTACGCGCCATTCAATCGCAACCACGATCGCATGGTGGTGATGGATGAGCGTTCGGCCGAGCTGACCAAGTACGCGGCGAACGCGATGCTGGCGACCAAGATCAGCTTCATGAACGAGATCGCGAATATTGCCGAGCGGGTCGGTGCCGACGTGGAACTGGTGCGTCAGGGTATCGGTTCGGACCCGCGAATTGGCTATCACTTCATCTACCCGGGTGCGGGCTACGGCGGCTCCTGTTTTCCCAAAGACGTGCAGGCGCTGGAACATACCGCGCACGCACATGGTTACGAAGCGCACCTGCTCGGTGCGGTTGAGGCGGTCAATCGGCAGCAGAAGGGCAAATTGTTCGAGCTTGTTTCGCGCCATTTCCACGGTCAGCTGGCCGGCCGCACGATTGCTTTGTGGGGCTTGGCGTTCAAGCCGAACACCGACGACATGCGTGAAGCCTCCAGTCGACGTCTGATGGAACTGCTGTGGGATGCGGGCGCCAAGGTGCGCGCGTTTGATCCCGAAGCGCAGCACGAGACACAGCGACTGTACGGTGATCGCAGCGACCTGTTGTTGTGTGATGACGCGATGAGTGCACTGCAGGGTGCCGACGTGCTGGTTGTGGTGACAGAGTGGAAGGCCTTTCGCAGCCCGGACTTCGCTGCCATTCGTGCGGCGTTGAACGAGCCGGCCCTTTTCGATGGTCGCAATCTGTACGATCCGACCGTGGTGGAAGAGGCGGGCTTGGCCTATTACGGCATTGGACGCGGGCGCAGCCTGCAGGTGCCGCTATGA